In one Janibacter cremeus genomic region, the following are encoded:
- a CDS encoding CPBP family intramembrane glutamic endopeptidase: protein MTGPRLALVGDPEWAGVEHARRALAAVLPEASVELLPPGADPSPDVDGLWLLAPPPAASPQVHDTTTARALELHVPLVGPVAGEGGATPFVHAVPGSRLAGIVGAGPLDLPQAIAGGRAARDYVDAPGTVWFPEAHRGSQPATVRAAGAPFVALTDYPLATDAGVHPLLLDFASTVRGRAAGRLPSLPYGPAGAPMAPPRRRRSLRALPDDEPRSYVHQMRTEGYRWWRPLLALALGVGVFIFELLALTIIWLVVDPAMRDPDLSMAQIDLTAPVTMLMGNLMLIALIPATLVATRLGHWRPMGKLLSVTGRIRWRWLGRASLVTLVVWGAYIVLGWFVEGGEVTERPDHWPWLILITLLTTPFQAAAEEIAFRGGLLQGVGAWIKKPVVALAVGTALSVVLFALAHASLDPWVLLQLGAMGFATCYLTWRTGGLEAAIVLHTVNNVVLIVLLTLVGGLEGAYITDTTTSDAAAGGLGGIATLIMMAILLHQARRAGIAPRTMGAPAEG from the coding sequence ATGACTGGTCCGCGCCTTGCCCTCGTCGGGGACCCGGAGTGGGCCGGCGTCGAGCACGCCCGCCGCGCCCTGGCCGCCGTCCTGCCCGAGGCCTCGGTCGAGCTGCTGCCCCCCGGTGCCGATCCCTCCCCCGACGTGGACGGCCTCTGGCTGCTCGCTCCCCCGCCCGCGGCCTCCCCGCAGGTCCACGACACCACCACGGCGCGCGCCCTGGAGCTCCACGTCCCCCTCGTCGGTCCCGTGGCCGGCGAAGGGGGGGCCACCCCCTTCGTGCATGCGGTGCCCGGCTCCCGTCTGGCTGGGATCGTCGGGGCCGGCCCGCTCGACCTGCCGCAGGCGATCGCCGGCGGGCGTGCGGCGCGCGACTACGTCGACGCCCCGGGCACCGTGTGGTTCCCCGAGGCCCACCGGGGGTCGCAGCCGGCGACCGTGCGCGCGGCGGGCGCCCCCTTCGTCGCCCTGACCGACTACCCGCTGGCCACGGACGCCGGGGTCCACCCGCTGCTGCTGGACTTCGCGTCGACCGTCCGCGGACGGGCGGCCGGTCGGCTCCCCTCGCTCCCGTACGGCCCCGCCGGCGCGCCGATGGCCCCACCCCGGCGCCGGAGGTCCCTGCGGGCACTGCCCGACGACGAGCCACGCAGCTATGTGCACCAGATGCGCACGGAGGGCTACCGCTGGTGGCGACCGCTGCTGGCGCTGGCGCTGGGCGTCGGCGTCTTCATCTTCGAGCTGCTCGCCCTGACCATCATCTGGCTGGTCGTCGACCCGGCGATGCGCGACCCGGACCTGAGCATGGCGCAGATCGACCTCACCGCGCCCGTGACGATGCTCATGGGCAACCTCATGCTCATCGCGCTCATCCCGGCCACCCTCGTGGCGACGCGGCTGGGTCACTGGCGACCGATGGGCAAGCTGCTGTCGGTGACCGGCCGGATCCGGTGGCGGTGGCTGGGACGCGCCAGCCTGGTCACGCTCGTCGTCTGGGGGGCGTACATCGTCCTGGGATGGTTCGTGGAGGGCGGTGAGGTCACCGAGCGGCCCGATCACTGGCCGTGGCTGATCCTCATCACCCTGCTCACCACGCCGTTCCAGGCCGCGGCCGAGGAGATCGCCTTCCGCGGCGGGCTGCTGCAGGGGGTCGGGGCCTGGATCAAGAAGCCGGTCGTCGCACTGGCCGTCGGCACCGCGCTGTCCGTGGTGCTCTTCGCCCTGGCCCACGCCTCGTTGGACCCGTGGGTCCTGCTGCAGCTGGGTGCCATGGGCTTCGCCACGTGCTACCTGACCTGGCGCACCGGCGGACTGGAGGCGGCGATCGTGCTGCACACGGTCAACAACGTCGTCCTCATCGTCCTGCTCACCCTCGTCGGTGGGCTCGAGGGCGCCTACATCACCGACACGACGACCAGTGACGCCGCCGCGGGCGGGCTCGGCGGGATCGCCACCCTGATCATGATGGCGATCCTGCTCCACCAGGCCCGGCGCGCCGGGATCGCCCCTCGCACGATGGGCGCACCGGCGGAGGGCTGA